One window of Daphnia carinata strain CSIRO-1 chromosome 7, CSIRO_AGI_Dcar_HiC_V3, whole genome shotgun sequence genomic DNA carries:
- the LOC130699251 gene encoding tropomyosin-1, isoforms 9A/A/B isoform X17, which translates to MSSQQGTLLDVLKKKMRQTKEEAEKYQEEAEEYRKKLQIEIRRREEAEGEVAGLNRRVQLLEEDLERSEERLNTATTKLAEASHSADESERMRKVLENRSLSDEERMDALENQLKEARFLAEEADRKYDEVARKLAMVEADLERAEERAETGETKIVELEEELRVVGNNLKSLEVSEEKANQREEAYKEQIKTLTTRMKQAEARAEFAERSVQKLQKEVDRLEDELVHEKEKYKSIADEMDTTFAELAGY; encoded by the exons ATGTCGTCCCAACAAGGCACACTGCTCGATgtgttgaagaagaagatgcgTCAAACGAAAGAAGAGGCCGAAAAATATCAAGAAGAGGCCGAAGAGTACAGGAAAAAATTACAGATTGAAATCAGACGAAGGGAAGAA GCCGAAGGTGAAGTCGCCGGTCTTAACCGTCGCGTCCAGTTGCTCGAGGAAGATCTCGAGCGCAGTGAGGAGCGTTTGAACACCGCTACCACCAAGTTGGCCGAAGCCTCCCACTCGGCTGATGAATCAGAACG TATGCGCAAGGTGTTGGAGAACCGCTCCCTCTCCGATGAAGAGCGCATGGATGCGTTGGAGAATCAGTTGAAAGAAGCCCGCTTCCTGGCTGAAGAGGCTGATAGGAAGTACGACGAG GTGGCCCGTAAGCTGGCCATGGTTGAGGCGGATTTGGAGCGTGCTGAAGAGCGCGCCGAAACCGGTGAAAC GAAAATCGTGGAGCTTGAAGAAGAGTTGCGCGTCGTCGGTAACAACCTCAAGTCCCTGGAAGTGTCTGAAGAAAAG GCCAACCAACGTGAGGAAGCTTACAAGGAGCAGATCAAGACGCTCACGACCAGGATGAAGCAG GCTGAAGCCCGCGCCGAATTTGCCGAACGTTCGGTCCAGAAATTGCAGAAGGAAGTCGACCGACTGGAGG ACGAACTGGTCCACGAGAAGGAGAAATACAAATCGATTGCCGACGAAATGGATACCACTTTCGCAGAATTGGCTGGCTATTAA
- the LOC130699251 gene encoding tropomyosin isoform X2, with product MLVDIQSATTAVLMEDEENMTDLSRSDALSTRPSVAVSRAVQQLLERHGLGNVSRLSNGNVTVGAFVQVNNNNNNCLSLQSVGPADVAAGTGLSVESESDFDSDSEPRFRPDPIGGSSDGHSNSHEAGCHHPATGEVDLNGNSSNQQLQQAGADAEAEELSKLRCQSVRTEVLAEKFRRKNRCADYPGFAFASSVFSSDTMMKFNIIKNELHNIMNNQLKRAEGEVAGLNRRVQLLEEDLERSEERLNTATTKLAEASHSADESERMRKVLENRSLSDEERMDALENQLKEARFLAEEADRKYDEVARKLAMVEADLERAEERAETGETKIVELEEELRVVGNNLKSLEVSEEKANQREEAYKEQIKTLTTRMKQAEARAEFAERSVQKLQKEVDRLEDELVHEKEKYKSIADEMDTTFAELAGY from the exons ATGCTGGTGGACATCCAGAGTGCAACGACAGCAGTCCTCATGGAAGACGAAGAGAATATGACCGACTTGTCAAGGAGCGACGCCCTGTCGACTCGTCCGTCAGTGGCCGTCTCGCGGGCCGTTCAACAACTTCTGGAGCGACACGGCCTGGGTAACGTCAGCCGCCTTTCTAACGGGAACGTGACGGTCGGAGCGTTCGTTCAAgtcaacaacaataacaacaactgTTTGTCGCTACAATCAGTTGGGCCCGCTGATGTCGCCGCAGGCACCGGGTTGTCGGTTGAGTCAGAATCCGATTTCGATTCGGATTCTGAGCCGCGGTTCAGACCCGATCCGATCGGCGGCAGCAGCGACGGGCACAGCAACAGCCACGAAGCCGGCTGTCATCATCCGGCGACGGGAGAGGTTGACTTGAAcggcaacagcagcaaccaACAACTCCAGCAAGCCGGAGCCGATGCCGAAGCGGAAGAGCTCTCCAAATTGCGATGCCAAAGCGTCCGGACGGAAGTGTTGGCAGAGAAATTCCGGCGTAAGAACCGATGCGCCGACTACCCCGGTTTCGCTTTTGCTTCCTCTGTCTTCAGTTCTGATACCATGATGAAATTCAACATAATCAAAAACGAGTTGCACAATATCATGAACAATCAGCTTAAACGG GCCGAAGGTGAAGTCGCCGGTCTTAACCGTCGCGTCCAGTTGCTCGAGGAAGATCTCGAGCGCAGTGAGGAGCGTTTGAACACCGCTACCACCAAGTTGGCCGAAGCCTCCCACTCGGCTGATGAATCAGAACG TATGCGCAAGGTGTTGGAGAACCGCTCCCTCTCCGATGAAGAGCGCATGGATGCGTTGGAGAATCAGTTGAAAGAAGCCCGCTTCCTGGCTGAAGAGGCTGATAGGAAGTACGACGAG GTGGCCCGTAAGCTGGCCATGGTTGAGGCGGATTTGGAGCGTGCTGAAGAGCGCGCCGAAACCGGTGAAAC GAAAATCGTGGAGCTTGAAGAAGAGTTGCGCGTCGTCGGTAACAACCTCAAGTCCCTGGAAGTGTCTGAAGAAAAG GCCAACCAACGTGAGGAAGCTTACAAGGAGCAGATCAAGACGCTCACGACCAGGATGAAGCAG GCTGAAGCCCGCGCCGAATTTGCCGAACGTTCGGTCCAGAAATTGCAGAAGGAAGTCGACCGACTGGAGG ACGAACTGGTCCACGAGAAGGAGAAATACAAATCGATTGCCGACGAAATGGATACCACTTTCGCAGAATTGGCTGGCTATTAA
- the LOC130699251 gene encoding tropomyosin isoform X5 has protein sequence MLVDIQSATTAVLMEDEENMTDLSRSDALSTRPSVAVSRAVQQLLERHGLGNVSRLSNGNVTVGAFVQVNNNNNNCLSLQSVGPADVAAGTGLSVESESDFDSDSEPRFRPDPIGGSSDGHSNSHEAGCHHPATGEVDLNGNSSNQQLQQAGADAEAEELSKLRCQSVRTEVLAEKFRRKNRCADYPGFAFASSVFSSDTMMKFNIIKNELHNIMNNQLKRAEGEVAGLNRRVQLLEEDLERSEERLNTATTKLAEASHSADESERMRKVLENRSLSDEERMDALENQLKEARFLAEEADRKYDEVARKLAMVEADLERAEERAETGETKIVELEEELRVVGNNLKSLEVSEEKATAREESYEVQIKTLSSRLKEAEARAEFAERSVQKLQKEVDRLEDELVHEKEKYKSIADEMDTTFAELAGY, from the exons ATGCTGGTGGACATCCAGAGTGCAACGACAGCAGTCCTCATGGAAGACGAAGAGAATATGACCGACTTGTCAAGGAGCGACGCCCTGTCGACTCGTCCGTCAGTGGCCGTCTCGCGGGCCGTTCAACAACTTCTGGAGCGACACGGCCTGGGTAACGTCAGCCGCCTTTCTAACGGGAACGTGACGGTCGGAGCGTTCGTTCAAgtcaacaacaataacaacaactgTTTGTCGCTACAATCAGTTGGGCCCGCTGATGTCGCCGCAGGCACCGGGTTGTCGGTTGAGTCAGAATCCGATTTCGATTCGGATTCTGAGCCGCGGTTCAGACCCGATCCGATCGGCGGCAGCAGCGACGGGCACAGCAACAGCCACGAAGCCGGCTGTCATCATCCGGCGACGGGAGAGGTTGACTTGAAcggcaacagcagcaaccaACAACTCCAGCAAGCCGGAGCCGATGCCGAAGCGGAAGAGCTCTCCAAATTGCGATGCCAAAGCGTCCGGACGGAAGTGTTGGCAGAGAAATTCCGGCGTAAGAACCGATGCGCCGACTACCCCGGTTTCGCTTTTGCTTCCTCTGTCTTCAGTTCTGATACCATGATGAAATTCAACATAATCAAAAACGAGTTGCACAATATCATGAACAATCAGCTTAAACGG GCCGAAGGTGAAGTCGCCGGTCTTAACCGTCGCGTCCAGTTGCTCGAGGAAGATCTCGAGCGCAGTGAGGAGCGTTTGAACACCGCTACCACCAAGTTGGCCGAAGCCTCCCACTCGGCTGATGAATCAGAACG TATGCGCAAGGTGTTGGAGAACCGCTCCCTCTCCGATGAAGAGCGCATGGATGCGTTGGAGAATCAGTTGAAAGAAGCCCGCTTCCTGGCTGAAGAGGCTGATAGGAAGTACGACGAG GTGGCCCGTAAGCTGGCCATGGTTGAGGCGGATTTGGAGCGTGCTGAAGAGCGCGCCGAAACCGGTGAAAC GAAAATCGTGGAGCTTGAAGAAGAGTTGCGCGTCGTCGGTAACAACCTCAAGTCCCTGGAAGTGTCTGAAGAAAAG GCCACTGCCCGGGAAGAATCGTACGAAGTCCAGATCAAGACACTCTCCTCACGGCTTAAAGAG GCTGAAGCCCGCGCCGAATTTGCCGAACGTTCGGTCCAGAAATTGCAGAAGGAAGTCGACCGACTGGAGG ACGAACTGGTCCACGAGAAGGAGAAATACAAATCGATTGCCGACGAAATGGATACCACTTTCGCAGAATTGGCTGGCTATTAA
- the LOC130699251 gene encoding tropomyosin isoform X8, which produces MLVDIQSATTAVLMEDEENMTDLSRSDALSTRPSVAVSRAVQQLLERHGLGNVSRLSNGNVTVGAFVQVNNNNNNCLSLQSVGPADVAAGTGLSVESESDFDSDSEPRFRPDPIGGSSDGHSNSHEAGCHHPATGEVDLNGNSSNQQLQQAGADAEAEELSKLRCQSVRTEVLAEKFRRKNRCADYPGFAFASSVFSSDTMMKFNIIKNELHNIMNNQLKRAEGEVAGLNRRVQLLEEDLERSEERLNTATTKLAEASHSADESERIRKALENRTNMEDDRVAILEAQVAQAKLIAEEADKKYEEVARKLVMLEADLERAEERAEQGESKIVELEEELRVVGNNLKSLEVSEEKATAREESYEVQIKTLSSRLKEAEARAEFAERSVQKLQKEVDRLEDELVHEKEKYKSITDDLDQTFSELSAY; this is translated from the exons ATGCTGGTGGACATCCAGAGTGCAACGACAGCAGTCCTCATGGAAGACGAAGAGAATATGACCGACTTGTCAAGGAGCGACGCCCTGTCGACTCGTCCGTCAGTGGCCGTCTCGCGGGCCGTTCAACAACTTCTGGAGCGACACGGCCTGGGTAACGTCAGCCGCCTTTCTAACGGGAACGTGACGGTCGGAGCGTTCGTTCAAgtcaacaacaataacaacaactgTTTGTCGCTACAATCAGTTGGGCCCGCTGATGTCGCCGCAGGCACCGGGTTGTCGGTTGAGTCAGAATCCGATTTCGATTCGGATTCTGAGCCGCGGTTCAGACCCGATCCGATCGGCGGCAGCAGCGACGGGCACAGCAACAGCCACGAAGCCGGCTGTCATCATCCGGCGACGGGAGAGGTTGACTTGAAcggcaacagcagcaaccaACAACTCCAGCAAGCCGGAGCCGATGCCGAAGCGGAAGAGCTCTCCAAATTGCGATGCCAAAGCGTCCGGACGGAAGTGTTGGCAGAGAAATTCCGGCGTAAGAACCGATGCGCCGACTACCCCGGTTTCGCTTTTGCTTCCTCTGTCTTCAGTTCTGATACCATGATGAAATTCAACATAATCAAAAACGAGTTGCACAATATCATGAACAATCAGCTTAAACGG GCCGAAGGTGAAGTCGCCGGTCTTAACCGTCGCGTCCAGTTGCTCGAGGAAGATCTCGAGCGCAGTGAGGAGCGTTTGAACACCGCTACCACCAAGTTGGCCGAAGCCTCCCACTCGGCTGATGAATCAGAACG CATCCGCAAAGCATTGGAGAACCGTACTAACATGGAGGACGACCGTGTGGCCATTCTGGAAGCTCAAGTAGCACAAGCCAAACTGATTGCCGAAGAGGCTGACAAGAAATACGAAGAG GTTGCTCGCAAACTGGTCATGTTGGAAGCAGATTTGGAACGTGCCGAAGAGCGCGCGGAGCAAGGCGAATC GAAAATCGTGGAGCTTGAAGAAGAGTTGCGCGTCGTCGGTAACAACCTCAAGTCCCTGGAAGTGTCTGAAGAAAAG GCCACTGCCCGGGAAGAATCGTACGAAGTCCAGATCAAGACACTCTCCTCACGGCTTAAAGAG GCTGAAGCCCGCGCCGAATTTGCCGAACGTTCGGTCCAGAAATTGCAGAAGGAAGTCGACCGACTGGAGG ACGAGTTGGTGCACGAGAAGGAGAAGTACAAGTCAATCACAGACGATTTGGACCAGACTTTCTCAGAACTCTCGGCGTACTAG
- the LOC130699251 gene encoding tropomyosin isoform X3 yields the protein MLVDIQSATTAVLMEDEENMTDLSRSDALSTRPSVAVSRAVQQLLERHGLGNVSRLSNGNVTVGAFVQVNNNNNNCLSLQSVGPADVAAGTGLSVESESDFDSDSEPRFRPDPIGGSSDGHSNSHEAGCHHPATGEVDLNGNSSNQQLQQAGADAEAEELSKLRCQSVRTEVLAEKFRRKNRCADYPGFAFASSVFSSDTMMKFNIIKNELHNIMNNQLKRAEGEVAGLNRRVQLLEEDLERSEERLNTATTKLAEASHSADESERMRKVLENRSLSDEERMDALENQLKEARFLAEEADRKYDEVARKLAMVEADLERAEERAETGETKIVELEEELRVVGNNLKSLEVSEEKATAREESYEVQIKTLSSRLKEAEARAEFAERSVQKLQKEVDRLEDELVHEKEKYKSITDDLDQTFSELSAY from the exons ATGCTGGTGGACATCCAGAGTGCAACGACAGCAGTCCTCATGGAAGACGAAGAGAATATGACCGACTTGTCAAGGAGCGACGCCCTGTCGACTCGTCCGTCAGTGGCCGTCTCGCGGGCCGTTCAACAACTTCTGGAGCGACACGGCCTGGGTAACGTCAGCCGCCTTTCTAACGGGAACGTGACGGTCGGAGCGTTCGTTCAAgtcaacaacaataacaacaactgTTTGTCGCTACAATCAGTTGGGCCCGCTGATGTCGCCGCAGGCACCGGGTTGTCGGTTGAGTCAGAATCCGATTTCGATTCGGATTCTGAGCCGCGGTTCAGACCCGATCCGATCGGCGGCAGCAGCGACGGGCACAGCAACAGCCACGAAGCCGGCTGTCATCATCCGGCGACGGGAGAGGTTGACTTGAAcggcaacagcagcaaccaACAACTCCAGCAAGCCGGAGCCGATGCCGAAGCGGAAGAGCTCTCCAAATTGCGATGCCAAAGCGTCCGGACGGAAGTGTTGGCAGAGAAATTCCGGCGTAAGAACCGATGCGCCGACTACCCCGGTTTCGCTTTTGCTTCCTCTGTCTTCAGTTCTGATACCATGATGAAATTCAACATAATCAAAAACGAGTTGCACAATATCATGAACAATCAGCTTAAACGG GCCGAAGGTGAAGTCGCCGGTCTTAACCGTCGCGTCCAGTTGCTCGAGGAAGATCTCGAGCGCAGTGAGGAGCGTTTGAACACCGCTACCACCAAGTTGGCCGAAGCCTCCCACTCGGCTGATGAATCAGAACG TATGCGCAAGGTGTTGGAGAACCGCTCCCTCTCCGATGAAGAGCGCATGGATGCGTTGGAGAATCAGTTGAAAGAAGCCCGCTTCCTGGCTGAAGAGGCTGATAGGAAGTACGACGAG GTGGCCCGTAAGCTGGCCATGGTTGAGGCGGATTTGGAGCGTGCTGAAGAGCGCGCCGAAACCGGTGAAAC GAAAATCGTGGAGCTTGAAGAAGAGTTGCGCGTCGTCGGTAACAACCTCAAGTCCCTGGAAGTGTCTGAAGAAAAG GCCACTGCCCGGGAAGAATCGTACGAAGTCCAGATCAAGACACTCTCCTCACGGCTTAAAGAG GCTGAAGCCCGCGCCGAATTTGCCGAACGTTCGGTCCAGAAATTGCAGAAGGAAGTCGACCGACTGGAGG ACGAGTTGGTGCACGAGAAGGAGAAGTACAAGTCAATCACAGACGATTTGGACCAGACTTTCTCAGAACTCTCGGCGTACTAG
- the LOC130699251 gene encoding tropomyosin isoform X6, with product MLVDIQSATTAVLMEDEENMTDLSRSDALSTRPSVAVSRAVQQLLERHGLGNVSRLSNGNVTVGAFVQVNNNNNNCLSLQSVGPADVAAGTGLSVESESDFDSDSEPRFRPDPIGGSSDGHSNSHEAGCHHPATGEVDLNGNSSNQQLQQAGADAEAEELSKLRCQSVRTEVLAEKFRRKNRCADYPGFAFASSVFSSDTMMKFNIIKNELHNIMNNQLKRAEGEVAGLNRRVQLLEEDLERSEERLNTATTKLAEASHSADESERIRKALENRTNMEDDRVAILEAQVAQAKLIAEEADKKYEEVARKLVMLEADLERAEERAEQGESKIVELEEELRVVGNNLKSLEVSEEKANQREEAYKEQIKTLTTRMKQAEARAEFAERSVQKLQKEVDRLEDELVHEKEKYKSITDDLDQTFSELSAY from the exons ATGCTGGTGGACATCCAGAGTGCAACGACAGCAGTCCTCATGGAAGACGAAGAGAATATGACCGACTTGTCAAGGAGCGACGCCCTGTCGACTCGTCCGTCAGTGGCCGTCTCGCGGGCCGTTCAACAACTTCTGGAGCGACACGGCCTGGGTAACGTCAGCCGCCTTTCTAACGGGAACGTGACGGTCGGAGCGTTCGTTCAAgtcaacaacaataacaacaactgTTTGTCGCTACAATCAGTTGGGCCCGCTGATGTCGCCGCAGGCACCGGGTTGTCGGTTGAGTCAGAATCCGATTTCGATTCGGATTCTGAGCCGCGGTTCAGACCCGATCCGATCGGCGGCAGCAGCGACGGGCACAGCAACAGCCACGAAGCCGGCTGTCATCATCCGGCGACGGGAGAGGTTGACTTGAAcggcaacagcagcaaccaACAACTCCAGCAAGCCGGAGCCGATGCCGAAGCGGAAGAGCTCTCCAAATTGCGATGCCAAAGCGTCCGGACGGAAGTGTTGGCAGAGAAATTCCGGCGTAAGAACCGATGCGCCGACTACCCCGGTTTCGCTTTTGCTTCCTCTGTCTTCAGTTCTGATACCATGATGAAATTCAACATAATCAAAAACGAGTTGCACAATATCATGAACAATCAGCTTAAACGG GCCGAAGGTGAAGTCGCCGGTCTTAACCGTCGCGTCCAGTTGCTCGAGGAAGATCTCGAGCGCAGTGAGGAGCGTTTGAACACCGCTACCACCAAGTTGGCCGAAGCCTCCCACTCGGCTGATGAATCAGAACG CATCCGCAAAGCATTGGAGAACCGTACTAACATGGAGGACGACCGTGTGGCCATTCTGGAAGCTCAAGTAGCACAAGCCAAACTGATTGCCGAAGAGGCTGACAAGAAATACGAAGAG GTTGCTCGCAAACTGGTCATGTTGGAAGCAGATTTGGAACGTGCCGAAGAGCGCGCGGAGCAAGGCGAATC GAAAATCGTGGAGCTTGAAGAAGAGTTGCGCGTCGTCGGTAACAACCTCAAGTCCCTGGAAGTGTCTGAAGAAAAG GCCAACCAACGTGAGGAAGCTTACAAGGAGCAGATCAAGACGCTCACGACCAGGATGAAGCAG GCTGAAGCCCGCGCCGAATTTGCCGAACGTTCGGTCCAGAAATTGCAGAAGGAAGTCGACCGACTGGAGG ACGAGTTGGTGCACGAGAAGGAGAAGTACAAGTCAATCACAGACGATTTGGACCAGACTTTCTCAGAACTCTCGGCGTACTAG
- the LOC130699251 gene encoding tropomyosin isoform X1, which translates to MLVDIQSATTAVLMEDEENMTDLSRSDALSTRPSVAVSRAVQQLLERHGLGNVSRLSNGNVTVGAFVQVNNNNNNCLSLQSVGPADVAAGTGLSVESESDFDSDSEPRFRPDPIGGSSDGHSNSHEAGCHHPATGEVDLNGNSSNQQLQQAGADAEAEELSKLRCQSVRTEVLAEKFRRKNRCADYPGFAFASSVFSSDTMMKFNIIKNELHNIMNNQLKRAEGEVAGLNRRVQLLEEDLERSEERLNTATTKLAEASHSADESERMRKVLENRSLSDEERMDALENQLKEARFLAEEADRKYDEVARKLAMVEADLERAEERAETGETKIVELEEELRVVGNNLKSLEVSEEKANQREEAYKEQIKTLTTRMKQAEARAEFAERSVQKLQKEVDRLEDELVHEKEKYKSITDDLDQTFSELSAY; encoded by the exons ATGCTGGTGGACATCCAGAGTGCAACGACAGCAGTCCTCATGGAAGACGAAGAGAATATGACCGACTTGTCAAGGAGCGACGCCCTGTCGACTCGTCCGTCAGTGGCCGTCTCGCGGGCCGTTCAACAACTTCTGGAGCGACACGGCCTGGGTAACGTCAGCCGCCTTTCTAACGGGAACGTGACGGTCGGAGCGTTCGTTCAAgtcaacaacaataacaacaactgTTTGTCGCTACAATCAGTTGGGCCCGCTGATGTCGCCGCAGGCACCGGGTTGTCGGTTGAGTCAGAATCCGATTTCGATTCGGATTCTGAGCCGCGGTTCAGACCCGATCCGATCGGCGGCAGCAGCGACGGGCACAGCAACAGCCACGAAGCCGGCTGTCATCATCCGGCGACGGGAGAGGTTGACTTGAAcggcaacagcagcaaccaACAACTCCAGCAAGCCGGAGCCGATGCCGAAGCGGAAGAGCTCTCCAAATTGCGATGCCAAAGCGTCCGGACGGAAGTGTTGGCAGAGAAATTCCGGCGTAAGAACCGATGCGCCGACTACCCCGGTTTCGCTTTTGCTTCCTCTGTCTTCAGTTCTGATACCATGATGAAATTCAACATAATCAAAAACGAGTTGCACAATATCATGAACAATCAGCTTAAACGG GCCGAAGGTGAAGTCGCCGGTCTTAACCGTCGCGTCCAGTTGCTCGAGGAAGATCTCGAGCGCAGTGAGGAGCGTTTGAACACCGCTACCACCAAGTTGGCCGAAGCCTCCCACTCGGCTGATGAATCAGAACG TATGCGCAAGGTGTTGGAGAACCGCTCCCTCTCCGATGAAGAGCGCATGGATGCGTTGGAGAATCAGTTGAAAGAAGCCCGCTTCCTGGCTGAAGAGGCTGATAGGAAGTACGACGAG GTGGCCCGTAAGCTGGCCATGGTTGAGGCGGATTTGGAGCGTGCTGAAGAGCGCGCCGAAACCGGTGAAAC GAAAATCGTGGAGCTTGAAGAAGAGTTGCGCGTCGTCGGTAACAACCTCAAGTCCCTGGAAGTGTCTGAAGAAAAG GCCAACCAACGTGAGGAAGCTTACAAGGAGCAGATCAAGACGCTCACGACCAGGATGAAGCAG GCTGAAGCCCGCGCCGAATTTGCCGAACGTTCGGTCCAGAAATTGCAGAAGGAAGTCGACCGACTGGAGG ACGAGTTGGTGCACGAGAAGGAGAAGTACAAGTCAATCACAGACGATTTGGACCAGACTTTCTCAGAACTCTCGGCGTACTAG
- the LOC130699251 gene encoding tropomyosin isoform X7, translating into MLVDIQSATTAVLMEDEENMTDLSRSDALSTRPSVAVSRAVQQLLERHGLGNVSRLSNGNVTVGAFVQVNNNNNNCLSLQSVGPADVAAGTGLSVESESDFDSDSEPRFRPDPIGGSSDGHSNSHEAGCHHPATGEVDLNGNSSNQQLQQAGADAEAEELSKLRCQSVRTEVLAEKFRRKNRCADYPGFAFASSVFSSDTMMKFNIIKNELHNIMNNQLKRAEGEVAGLNRRVQLLEEDLERSEERLNTATTKLAEASHSADESERMRKVLENRSLSDEERMDALENQLKEARFLAEEADRKYDEVARKLAMVEADLERAEERAETGETKIVELEEELRVVGNNLKSLEVSEEKATAREESYEVQIKTLSSRLKEAEARAEFAERSVQKLQKEVDRLEDDLLAQKEKNKLLQEEMESTLQDIQNM; encoded by the exons ATGCTGGTGGACATCCAGAGTGCAACGACAGCAGTCCTCATGGAAGACGAAGAGAATATGACCGACTTGTCAAGGAGCGACGCCCTGTCGACTCGTCCGTCAGTGGCCGTCTCGCGGGCCGTTCAACAACTTCTGGAGCGACACGGCCTGGGTAACGTCAGCCGCCTTTCTAACGGGAACGTGACGGTCGGAGCGTTCGTTCAAgtcaacaacaataacaacaactgTTTGTCGCTACAATCAGTTGGGCCCGCTGATGTCGCCGCAGGCACCGGGTTGTCGGTTGAGTCAGAATCCGATTTCGATTCGGATTCTGAGCCGCGGTTCAGACCCGATCCGATCGGCGGCAGCAGCGACGGGCACAGCAACAGCCACGAAGCCGGCTGTCATCATCCGGCGACGGGAGAGGTTGACTTGAAcggcaacagcagcaaccaACAACTCCAGCAAGCCGGAGCCGATGCCGAAGCGGAAGAGCTCTCCAAATTGCGATGCCAAAGCGTCCGGACGGAAGTGTTGGCAGAGAAATTCCGGCGTAAGAACCGATGCGCCGACTACCCCGGTTTCGCTTTTGCTTCCTCTGTCTTCAGTTCTGATACCATGATGAAATTCAACATAATCAAAAACGAGTTGCACAATATCATGAACAATCAGCTTAAACGG GCCGAAGGTGAAGTCGCCGGTCTTAACCGTCGCGTCCAGTTGCTCGAGGAAGATCTCGAGCGCAGTGAGGAGCGTTTGAACACCGCTACCACCAAGTTGGCCGAAGCCTCCCACTCGGCTGATGAATCAGAACG TATGCGCAAGGTGTTGGAGAACCGCTCCCTCTCCGATGAAGAGCGCATGGATGCGTTGGAGAATCAGTTGAAAGAAGCCCGCTTCCTGGCTGAAGAGGCTGATAGGAAGTACGACGAG GTGGCCCGTAAGCTGGCCATGGTTGAGGCGGATTTGGAGCGTGCTGAAGAGCGCGCCGAAACCGGTGAAAC GAAAATCGTGGAGCTTGAAGAAGAGTTGCGCGTCGTCGGTAACAACCTCAAGTCCCTGGAAGTGTCTGAAGAAAAG GCCACTGCCCGGGAAGAATCGTACGAAGTCCAGATCAAGACACTCTCCTCACGGCTTAAAGAG GCTGAAGCCCGCGCCGAATTTGCCGAACGTTCGGTCCAGAAATTGCAGAAGGAAGTCGACCGACTGGAGG ACGACTTGCTCGCCCAAAAGGAGAAGAACAAACTTCTTCAAGAAGAAATGGAGTCCACACTCCAGGACATCCAGAATATGTAA